The nucleotide window AAAACATAGCTTTTTCCCTCAATTAAAAGAGGACACCACAGAGGACACCACAGATTTCACATGCAGTCAAAGGATGGTCCATGCTATCCGGTATCCTTGGGtcgtccctaccccattgaagttgaaatgtaaaatggttaaggggttagggtagggacgtcccaatgaACCCTGATAGGACTGAACGTCAAAGCACCCAAGATGAATTCAGTTTCCATGGGAGAAAGGGGTAAAGTTAGGAAGGACGTAGCTGTGCATGGTGACTGTCCCTGTATCAGATGGAGGGTGTTTGACGTAACGGCTTCTCTTCAGATGCCTCTTCCCTGCCTCTTCTCCGTAGGTATCGGATGGCAGACAGCGCACTTATGTTGGCCAGGAGAACTGTGCAATGTTCCGTGGGAAAAAAATATCACATGAGCCAGTACCATGAATGCATCATTCTTGACTAAACAACTAATTACATTTTCTTATTATTGAATTGAATGTTTGAGACATATTGCATAATAATGTAAACATATAATAACTCATAAGAACAAATAGATTGCTCACTTAAATATTTTAATACTAGACTAGAATATAACAATATTCTTCAAAATATAACataacatctgggtcagatggtttagaccctttcttctttaaggttgctgaccCTATCATTGCCAAGcctccaacctttttaacctgtctctcctttctggggaggttcccattgcttggaaggcagccacggttcgtcctttatataaagggggagatcaagctgatcctaactgttataggcctattcctatgttgccctgtttatcaaaagtgtagAAAatacttgtcaataatcaactgactggctttcttgatgtctatagtattgactctggtatgcaatctggtttccgctccagttatggatgtgtcactgcagcCTTAaaagtcctcaatgatgtcaccattgcacTTGATTCTAagtaatgttgtgctgctatttttattgacttggccaaagcttttgatacggtagaccattccattcttgtgggccggctaaggagtgtTGATGTCTCTGTGGGGTCTtcggcctggtttgctaactacctctctcaaagagtgcagtgtataaagtcataaaatctgctgactcagccactgcctgtcaccaagggagtaccccaaggctcgatcctagtcccaacgctcttctcaatttacatcaacaacatagctcgaCATAGCTCAagctcatccatttatatgcagatgatacagtcttatactcagctggcctctccccggattttgtgttacatgctctacaacaaagctttcttagagtccaacaagctttctctgtccTTAACCTTGttttgaacacctccaaaacaaaggtcatgtggtttggtaagaagaatgcccctctccccacctgtgtgattactacctctgagggattagagcttgaggtagttacctcatacaagtacttgggagtatggctagacgttacactgtccttctctcagcacatataaaaactgcaggctaaagttaaatgtagacttggtttcctctatcgtaatagctcctctttcaccacagctgccaaactaaccctgattcagatgaccatcctacccatgctagattgaCAGGTAAAGTTGCTCtctgccatcagatttgccaccaatgctccttataggacacatcactgcactctatactcctctgtaaactagtcatctctgtatacccgtcacaagacccactggtttgTTGCTTATTTATTAAACCCTCTTAgacctcactccccctatctgagatatctactgcagcccttatcctccacatacaaccccCGTTCTgctagtcacattctgttaaacttcttcgggatcggtgtccctttcacgggacggttgagcaaacgtaggctaatgcgattagcatgaggttgtaagtaacaagaacattttccaggacatagaccgATCTTATATTGtcaaaaagcttaaattcttgttaatctaactgcactatccaatttacagtagctattacagtgaaagaataccatgctattgtttgaggagagtgcacaattttgaacatgaaaagttatgtgaaaaaaaataacacaagaaaattacataacaataacgaggctatatacagggggtaccagtaccgagtcaatgtgaggtggtacaggttagttgaggtaatttgtagtGACTATGtgtctatgcatagataataaacagcgagtagcagcagtgtaaaaacaaagatggaagggtggtcaatgtaaattgtctgggtggccatttgattaattgttccaCAATcgtatggcttaggggtagaagctgttaaggagccttttggtcctagacctggcgctccggtaccgcttgccgtgcagtgccagagcaaaaatcaagccatgaggtcgaaggaattgtccgtagagctccgagacgagattgtgtcgaggcacagatctggggaagggtaccaaaaactttctgcagcattgaaggtccccaagaacacagcagcctccatcattcttgaatggaagaagtttggaaccaccaagactcttcctagagcttcccgcccggccaaactgagcaatcaggggagaagggccttggtcagcgagatgaccaataacccaatggtcactctgaaagagctccagagttcctttgtggagatgggagaaccttccagaaggacaaccatctctgcagcactccaccaatcaggcctttatggtagagaggccagatggaagccactactTAGTAAAAGGCAATTGACAGCCcacatggagtttgccaaaaggcacctaaaactctcagaccatgagaaacaagattctctggtctgatgaaaccaatattgaactctttggcctgaatgctaagcgtcacgtctggaggaaacctggcaccatccctacggtgaagcatgctgatggcagcatcatgctgtggggatgtttttcagcggcagggactgggagacttcaacaagtctcccagtccctcccgggtggcgcagtggtctagggcactgcatcgcagtgtctctgggttcgcgcccaggctgggctgggttcgcgcccaggctctgtcgcagccggccgcaaccgggagatccgtggggcgacgcacaattggcatagcgtcgtccgggttagggagggtttggccggtagggatatccttgtctcagtatgtaaaaaaaaattaaaataaataaatatgtaataaaatgtatgcactctactgtaagtcgctctggataagagcgtctgctaaatgactgaaatgtaaaaatgtaacaaagtactgggtaaagggtctgaatacttatgtaaatgtgatatttcagttttaaatttgtattacatttgcaaaaataaaaaataaactgtttttgcttcttcatgatggggcattgtgtgtagattgaaaaaaacgatttaataaaattaagaataaggctgtaacgtaacaaaatgtggaaaaagtcaaggggtctgaaaactttgcTTGTTTCCAACAGTTTctatcaattgcaaagacatcTGAAGTCATCGGCGGTCACAGAAAGACCGATAAACATCTTGATTTTGTGTTTAGCTGAGATCTTCTATGTATAAAGCAACACAGCAGGGCAAAAAAAGCATCTAACGAAGCACATAGCTGTTTTATGAGTGGTCTGAGTAAATCATTAAATAATGAGCATTTTCAAGTGTAACTTTAGTAacaatggttttgggaaacatcTCGGAGATTTAACCATGCTCAGACAAAGGTTCTAACGATggacttagccttaagatgctatTGGGAAACCAGGCCAAGGTCTATAGAATGTACATACCAGCCTTCCAGGCATCTCCAGCTTGTGGGTTAGCGGACTTCAACACCCAGGAGGCAAATGCGATGCAGACTAAACACATGTCTGACTGTCTGAGAGGTACAAGGGAGGCATCTAATCCTAGAAAGGACACAGTATGTGGCTGTTTAAATAGTCAAACAAAATGTATCACATTCAAGATTGAACATTCTCTACTGTTCTACTCTTTTCACATTATTGTGCCAACGCAAACCGTACTGTGCTGGCTTGGATATTTTCTTTTCACACCGTCCTCTCCAGCACGTTTCCAGCAACTATAGTGGATGCGTAATGAGGCCAGCACAGTAGAAGTTGGCTTGGCTCAGTAGATTGAAAGAAATATTTGACTTATATAAGTATAATAGAATACATGGCAAATACCTATGCAATGGTAAAGATGACACACAGGTGAAACTGTTGGTCTGAGAGTACTTTGGAGTACTTTGTGTGCTCTTTGGctacaaaacaaaaatataagaTCAGTGGGGATGTGGCATTGATCAGCTGTCTTGTGAGTACAATTGTCCCCATGGAGCACAGAGGACATGGGCTTACTGTGATAATGCATGTTCACGCAGGGAATATGTCCAGGAGGAGATCAGTGCAATTATCATTGGTCTCAAATCCCATACCTGCAGCAGACAGACTAGGCCTCATTACATTAGGCAGGACATTTCCTGTTCTTTCACACTGTGCCCTGATCAGGTTCCAGCCATAGCGGTACCTGGACTAATTCCAAACAATCTAAAATGCACCCAGGTATTTCTGTGCACCTTAAAGGGATGTTCTACTAAAGAAAAAGGTCCACTTTGGCTGTTGTTGACTCCCAGACAGTTTTTGGATATGTGTTTTGCTAACTTCCCTTTAAGGAAAATCTATGGGTGAATCATTGTTGATCACCATGTTAAACACATTGTGCTATGTGTGTATATTGTGCTATTGTGTATATGTATGGCCAAGGTCACTGTTCCGTCTTTGAGCTGCTTACTGGATAGAATGGTGCTCCTTCGGCCACCATTGTGGGCCTATTTATACTTACCATTTGACGGCAAACATGTGAATAACGCTTGGCACTAGGCAACTTGAGAGGACACGGACAGTGATTGAAGAAGAGTTATCACATGCAACCATTCCTCTGCCACTTGGCTTAGCACTACTACGTGCGTCTAGTCAATGTTCATTGACAGCTGGAGTGAGGGAGCACGTtaagaaaaaaaacataattttacAACCAGTATACAACTTGGCCATGATGTCAAGAAATGTATCAGTTTTCGCAGCTAGGTTAGATACATAAAAAAAAGTAAAATACTTGAAGACTCCAAGTGCTGAATGTGCATAATAACGTGCATGCGATAATAATAGAGAAAATGGCCTTACTGGGATTAGAAACAGCCATCTGCAGATCCGGATATCTCCTCTTCTGTTCGGCCAGCTGTCTGAAGATCCTGCCCTCTAGGTTGTACAGCAGTTGATCAGGAAAAGGCTTGTCTTGGATGCCCAGCGTGTGGAAGGGTCTAATGCTTCTGCGGAATGAACTCTTGATCTCATCCACAGGAACCATAGACCAGGAGTCAGATCTCTGACTTTGGCTGGTGGAGCCAGTGAGGCGGACCTTCCGTAGGGAGAAAGAGTTTTTCCAGAAGAAGTTCTCACTTAGACCCTCGTCTGTGAAAAAGTCCTCATATATGTCCGGAGCCACTATTACACCTTGGGTCTCTTTTGGCTTATGGTTAAACCGCGTGATCACCCGGATCGGACTTCTGTCTTGGTTATCTTCCTCCTCCGAGTCTGCAGACGAGTCACTGGAAAATAAATGATCGTAGGCCTCCGGGAACTGAAGATTCTTGTTGGCCGAATGTCCGCAGGAAAATATGGGCAACAGCTCATCCTTGTTGTGGCTTGATGCCTCCCTGACAGGGTAGAAGAAGCTTCCTGCATCAAACTCGGAGTAGAAATGCTCATAATCAGGGACTGAATCACTGTTGACATAGTAGGTGGCCATGTTGTCTGTTTCCGATGGACTTGCCTCAGATTTATTTCCTCCAAAGACGTACTGGATGATCTCAGAGAAAGAGATCTGATTGCTTTCTGTCGACACATCCTCCGAAAACGATTCTGAAGGTAAAGAATTCATGCCACTGTGCTGCCTCACTAAATGTCCATCACTGCAGGACTCCATTTCTGGTTCTCCTTCCCCTGATATGACAGCTGGTAAGGGCCGACCTTTCAACACCTGGCAAAGTGGTTCAACTTCCAGAGCAAGTAGGTTCTGGACGCTGACGTTTTTGCAAATTTTTCTTAAGTACTGTGGGGCACTGCCTGAAAAGATTGGTCGGGGGATGTAACTTGCGGAACTTAGCATTGCAACATTTTCTGGGTATATACCAGCCCCAACGCTAACTGAGTCTGGCTCGCTTTCCCACAAGATACCAATAGAGTTGGATGATTCATCTCTTGTGATTGGATCAGTGCTTGGATTATCAGCATTTGGATTTTGTGAGAATTCTTTGTCAAAATCAGAAATGGTGGAAATGTTGCCACTGGAGCGATGAGGTTTGGAGTCGTCCAAGTGAGTGAAGTAGCCTGAGTCTGCGGCATCAGAGCTGTCGGCTGCCTCAGCCTCTGGTGGCTGGGGGAGAACACTGGACTGGTGGGCATTGCTGACCATACGTAGTCGCAAAATGTCATTAATGGTCAGCTTCTCCATCTCATTCCAAAAAGCGGAGATGGCGTACACAGGACGTGTTTCGTCAGGTGCTTTTTCAATCCCCTCACACTCTGCTGTTTTGGCTGTGCTAACAGTGTCTTCTGTTTTGACCTCTATATCAACTTTGAGTTCTGGTGTATCTTGAGACGTATCCTGACTGTCATTTTCAGacatttccctctccctctcacttgtTGCTTTGCCTACAGAAAGTTTTGCTTCTTGACCATTGCATCTGGTTTGAATATCAGGTGTATCAGAGCTTTCAAATAACGTTACTGGCAAGTCTATGTCAGCGTTACGTTTATCTGGCAGTGCTAtcatatatgttttgttagacTGAAACCCAACAATTTGGTTACCTTCCATTTTTAAATCAGGGGAATTAGAAAGTGAAATATTTGATTGAGTTAATGGAACATTCTCTGGAGTACACGAATCAGGGTCTTTTTCAGTGACATAACTTATATaagtattatttatttcatctgcCTGATTAGAGTTCATAGCACTCTTTGGAATAACAGAGTAACAAGATACAGTTAAAAGAGGTATTGCTAATACAGGCCTCTCAGTAGTTGCATCCAGAATAATAGTCGACTTAACTGTCTGGTTTCCAAATGTTCTTTGACTGATTACATCATCTGATTTTGAACAGCAGGGCTCATTAAAACTATTTATTTTGCCAGTAGTGTTAGTGCTGACCACTTCTGATGGTATACTCTTATCAAGAGTTGGGATGAGTACATTTTTAAATTCTTGGTGCATCTTGAGGACTATGTTTTCATGAGCAGGCAGCTGCAATGTGTTTGAAATAATAACACCACTGCTGCCTTTAGAGACGAGTAAGGTGTTCTTTCTGAGTGCAGTGTTATGTTCTGTTGATTGTGGCGTATTGAGAATCTCAGATGAGGCGTCCCTGTTTTGAGTCTTTCCATTCACTTCTTGCAGTTGCAGAGGCCCAGACTCGCTTTGATATTTTGCGATGTTATCTGGGCCAAACGTTGCTTCCTCTGTGACTGGAGATGACTCACTAGAAGCACAGGTGGACATCGAGACTGGCAATCCAGGACATTCTTTAAATTCTGTTGATGGCTGTAATTGTAATGCGCTGCTTGGCTGTAAATTTGCTGCCACATTACCATCATAATTAGGTGTTGACAAACCGCTGTCAACAGCTCGACCTGGTGGGGATCTTGATCTATCAGTGCATTCACTGTTTACAGGCAAGCTAGATTTGCCTTGTTTGCAGTTAGCCTCCATACCAAGAGGCTCAGCTTTTACTGGCCTCAACTCATTCTTCTCAGTTAGCGTTTGACTTTGACGGTCTCTTAGAAGGGGAGTTGGTAAATTGAGGCTCACTTCGTCATGCTCCACTGCAGTTGGCCCAGGTGTCACATTGTTTCTGGTTCTCCCTTGGAATATTTCTGAGTGTGTGGGTGGACACTGAGAACTCTGAGTTTGGTGAGCTGAAGATTTGATATGCTCACAGCCGGCCTCATTCATGTAAACTGCAGTGTAATCTCTTGATAGTCTTACATGAGCATCCATTTCTATTCCCTgtgcacctctctcctcctcagagTCACTATGGTTGGCAAAGAACTGCCTCTTGTACCCTTGGCCAGCGTCCACAATACTGACAGttttttttctccttctcttcttttTAATGGTGAATGATGGAGACTGATCTGGGCTCCTTACGCTCTGCTGTTCTGGGTCTTTCTTTGGTGATGTGACAGCAAGGTATTTGCCTTCTGTTGATTTATTGTGTGGCATCACTTCAAGGTTTGTAGATGAATCCCTATCAGGGTTAAGGCATGAATCAGAGGTTTTCTTAAGAGGTGGTTTATCTAACATGATATCCCCATTACTCTCATCACCCACACTTTTGCATACAGCTAACTCTGAGTTCAGCACTTTCCCAGAGGCAGGTGTCTTTAATGAGTCGGCTGTCATTTCCAATATTGCTTTGAGTAAGTCAGAGGATTGACCCTCCCTTTTCTGCCTCCCTGCTTCATTTGCTGGCAGCAACAACCAATCCCCCTCTCTGATGGCCAACTCTACATTGGGATTGGTGGATTTGTCTGTCTTGCCCTCAGAGGCATAATTGACTGGGAGCTCAGGGGCCATCTTGGAGTCAGGCCTATCTGTTGTGTTGGCATTGTCTGGCTCTGTGGTTTCCATGCCAGTTGCTGCCTCACTGCTGGCAGACAGGGAGTTCAACTCTGGGTTGTTTATTGGCAAAGCGTCGTCATTGGCTCGTGGCCCATCACCACACACCTCCCCCTGCGCCACCTTGCTGCTTTTCCCCACTGTTGCTTGGCTGTGCTCAATAAACTGTTCAGCCTCCGGGAGACTTTTAAGCCTCTCAAAGAACCTATTGATAGACTCCAGGTGCACATCCTCATCCTCGCTGCACGACAGGACATTCTCCAAGCTACCGACACCGTACTTGTTGAGGTAATGCTCCACGGGAGAACCCTCGGAATCCCGGGGGCCGTCCATGGGGCAGACAGCCTCCCAAGCATCTGACTTGAGGTCAGCTCGCAGACCCTTGTCTAAGAAAGTGGACCTTCCCGCATCATCAACGTCACTCAAGCTGTAGTCACTGATGCTAGAGTCCAATCCAGCCAGCGCGGGGGGGTGGAGGTCACAGTCCTCGCACTCCTGGAAGGAGTCCCAGTCACCCTCGGAGACGTGCACACTGTGTTCATAGTCATCCATTGGTAGGAAGGGTTACAAAACAGTTTCAGCACTACCTGTGAAATAAATCAACATAGTGCTTTAAATGTCACTGCAAACATGGTGCGACACCTCAGAAGATAAAGATACTCGTGTCTCAAACTAGAAAGTGGGATTCTTAACAATGCTACTGCAACAAATGACAGATAACGTCAACTCTTGAAAATCTTTGTTTGCCATCAGTTTAGGCCACATGATGTCTCAACCAAGTATTGGCTACGTTTGCCAAGTGCATTGCGAAAACTTGTTTGAGGAGAGCAACGAAGACCTGCCTTGCAAAAAGCCTTCATAGATAATGTCTGCTAATGCATGATGGTATGCTTTGTGTGGCCTATGAGCCCCCACTTGATGAGCAATTCCTTGTGTCTAGGTGGGTAAATTTAATcattaactaaagtaaaaaaaatagttGTCATGAAATTCATGTATGTCACAGATTCACTAACTCCAACATTACTTGAAATGACCTTAACATTGAAATTACCTTAACTATTAAAGGACTCCCCCACACATCTGTATCAGAAAGTGTATTGTCCATGTGTGCGGCCATAAGGTCCTACCTGTTAAGCCTCCTGCTGCTGTGCCACTCCTATATAGAGTGTTATGCTCCGGAGTCCCAGCAGTGGCATGCTGTTTCTCTATGTGTCCTCTGGTCGGTCGTCCATATGTTGTGAGAGTGCAATGTGTCAGGCCCTATGATTCGTTATAAATAGAGCGGTGCTTCAGTGCCTCTTATCACGTAATACACGCAATGCTCCAGGCTGGCGCTCGCCATCATTCCCAACAGAGGTATAACGTTTCAGCACCGTAAATAGACGCCACACTCACAAAGTGATCACAAGATCTTGAATGTCTACGTGATATTCATGTAGTTTACCCACTTTGTCACACCTTCTTCATGCCAGTTAGACAGCAAGTGGTCTTTCGTATAAGTTGATATTTTTGGGGTTCCTTGATTCCTTGTAGTAGTGAATTAGACAGATTCATTCTAACATCGGTTGTATGGAACAGCCAGGGCATAACACAACTGTACCCGGTGTTTCTGCAGTAAAGTCTTGCGAGGCAGCTAATGCTCCTGACAATGGCCACACTCCCACGGAAGAGGGTCATTTGTGGCAGTCAGTCAGCTGATACATCGCTGGTATGATGTCACTGGGTGACAGGGGATCTGAATCTTCCCCTTAGACACACTGGACACTGTGGATAGTCAGAGTGAATGCCAGAAAAGGTTGGAGTGCTGGAGCGGCCATGGGAAAAAATGGATGCCAGTTTATGTGAGAGTCGTCTGACACAGGCCATGTTGCAGCCAGAATCTAGCTATCTGATCCCTCCATGCAGGgccagctctagccttttgggggccctaagcgagatttggtgTCCCTCCTCTTGACAGTGGAGAGAAAAATTTACTTTTTAAATTTCCTGCatttgtacacattttgccatggagcatagagaaaatgttgcagttttagaGCAAGTTTTCTGCATTTCTATATATTTTGCCATTAGGTGGCGACCGTTGGGTCCTAAGCAACTGCTTATGTagcttatgcctggagccggccctggCTCCATGTGGGAGACACAGAATAATTCTACAATTATTTAATCTGGATACAAAAAGTGACAGGACGTGCAAAGTGCAATAAAGTGCTAAATAAAAACGTTGCCATGTAACTTTTTGTATTCTTTCAAGCATGGCAGTAGATTAGGATGTGTTTTTTT belongs to Salvelinus alpinus chromosome 28, SLU_Salpinus.1, whole genome shotgun sequence and includes:
- the perm1a gene encoding uncharacterized protein perm1a; protein product: MDDYEHSVHVSEGDWDSFQECEDCDLHPPALAGLDSSISDYSLSDVDDAGRSTFLDKGLRADLKSDAWEAVCPMDGPRDSEGSPVEHYLNKYGVGSLENVLSCSEDEDVHLESINRFFERLKSLPEAEQFIEHSQATVGKSSKVAQGEVCGDGPRANDDALPINNPELNSLSASSEAATGMETTEPDNANTTDRPDSKMAPELPVNYASEGKTDKSTNPNVELAIREGDWLLLPANEAGRQKREGQSSDLLKAILEMTADSLKTPASGKVLNSELAVCKSVGDESNGDIMLDKPPLKKTSDSCLNPDRDSSTNLEVMPHNKSTEGKYLAVTSPKKDPEQQSVRSPDQSPSFTIKKKRRRKKTVSIVDAGQGYKRQFFANHSDSEEERGAQGIEMDAHVRLSRDYTAVYMNEAGCEHIKSSAHQTQSSQCPPTHSEIFQGRTRNNVTPGPTAVEHDEVSLNLPTPLLRDRQSQTLTEKNELRPVKAEPLGMEANCKQGKSSLPVNSECTDRSRSPPGRAVDSGLSTPNYDGNVAANLQPSSALQLQPSTEFKECPGLPVSMSTCASSESSPVTEEATFGPDNIAKYQSESGPLQLQEVNGKTQNRDASSEILNTPQSTEHNTALRKNTLLVSKGSSGVIISNTLQLPAHENIVLKMHQEFKNVLIPTLDKSIPSEVVSTNTTGKINSFNEPCCSKSDDVISQRTFGNQTVKSTIILDATTERPVLAIPLLTVSCYSVIPKSAMNSNQADEINNTYISYVTEKDPDSCTPENVPLTQSNISLSNSPDLKMEGNQIVGFQSNKTYMIALPDKRNADIDLPVTLFESSDTPDIQTRCNGQEAKLSVGKATSEREREMSENDSQDTSQDTPELKVDIEVKTEDTVSTAKTAECEGIEKAPDETRPVYAISAFWNEMEKLTINDILRLRMVSNAHQSSVLPQPPEAEAADSSDAADSGYFTHLDDSKPHRSSGNISTISDFDKEFSQNPNADNPSTDPITRDESSNSIGILWESEPDSVSVGAGIYPENVAMLSSASYIPRPIFSGSAPQYLRKICKNVSVQNLLALEVEPLCQVLKGRPLPAVISGEGEPEMESCSDGHLVRQHSGMNSLPSESFSEDVSTESNQISFSEIIQYVFGGNKSEASPSETDNMATYYVNSDSVPDYEHFYSEFDAGSFFYPVREASSHNKDELLPIFSCGHSANKNLQFPEAYDHLFSSDSSADSEEEDNQDRSPIRVITRFNHKPKETQGVIVAPDIYEDFFTDEGLSENFFWKNSFSLRKVRLTGSTSQSQRSDSWSMVPVDEIKSSFRRSIRPFHTLGIQDKPFPDQLLYNLEGRIFRQLAEQKRRYPDLQMAVSNPRLDASLVPLRQSDMCLVCIAFASWVLKSANPQAGDAWKAVLLANISALSAIRYLRRRGREEASEEKPLRQTPSI